AACCTTTTCAGGCAATTATCCAGCGATGTGTCGCCGATTTCCTTTGCATATTTCACTACCTTGTCGTAGTGTTCCTGACATAGAATTTTCATATTGCAATATTGTTTAATGGGTTTGACGATTGTGTGGGATTTAGCCGTTACAGCATTTATCTAAGTCATGGATTTCCGTTACGATGAAGTCCTCGCCGCCAAATTCGCACAATGATTTGAGACCGGAGAGGCCGTCGCAGTAGAAGAAAATATCATCCTCTTCATCGGGATTGCAGTCTGAAGAGAGCCGGATTTTTACATGTTCGCTGTTATTGTCGTCTTTCCACACGACAACGCAAACGGCGTATTCGGGTTCCTCTTTCTTTTCTTCCACGTACCGTTGATATATCCGGTCGATATCCTCCTTTACCTCGTCCGTGTCGGTCAACACGGTTCCGTGACCGCACTTCCCGCACCAGCCGTATTGGAATGACTCGTCGGTATAATTGTGGAACTCCTTTGTGTTGGGGTCAATCATGGCTTCACAACTTACTTTCGTGCCGCCGCATTTTGTACAGATTACATTCATGTCATTTCATTTTCAGATCATAAAATCCGGCTTGCAGACCGGGAGGAGCATTTACGTCCGCAAGTCGCAAGCCGGGAGATTGATTCATTCATACGATGTCTACGCTTCCGTTTCTTCAAGCAGTTCTTTAATGAAGTCGATGTTCCGGCGGTTCATGTACGACTGCCAGCAACTGTTGTGACGCGACCAGCGGAACCCGTGCTGTTTGAGAGAATCCCGGATCTCCTTGGCGGGGATATCATCGAAAAATACCTGAAGGCGGTTTTCCGGATAATTTTCCACCACCCGCACACCGTTAATCGTGTATTCCTTTTCCGGTGTGCCTTTCATCCGTTTCGCCAGTTCCAGCCTCTTCTTGATACGGTTGATGTTGGCGTTGTTGTTGGAAAGTGAGAATGACGGAAAACCGATGTGCCCGTAACACGGGGTGAGCAGTTCGACGGCACTTTTTTCCGAGTATCCCAATTCCATCAGCCGGACCTTTTTCTCCTCTTCGGTCAGTTTCTTGTTCTTGACCACTTTGTTTGCCGCTTTCATGTCTTCTTGCGCCTTGACCAGTTCGGCCAGCTTCTGCTCCAGCTTTTCCACGGCATTGTCGTCATCCAGATAGATGGCGTTGTTGTTCTCCGCCGCTTCCGCTTTCCGCTCATAATAATCCGCTTTCTCGGAAGCCTTCACGCTTTGCCCCATCTTGTTCCAGATTTTCTCCCGATAGTTCCTGTCCGCTTTCCCATGCACGGGCTGTCCCATCGGGATTACGCTTGCCATGGATTCGGACTGCCTGAAACATTGTTCGGATTGCTTTCTCGCATTGTCTGCAAGCTCACGGTATCTGTCCGTTCTTGCCTGTTGTCTTTCTTCTCTGTTCATCGCTTTTTGTTTTAAGTTGTCAATAAAGTAATTCCTTGATTCTTTTGATGGTAAATATTCCTTTCAAGGGCTTCTCCAATTCCTTGTGCCGGAGGATACACTTGTACAAACCGGCATCTGTCCGTTCATACAATCTCACGGAAATGAACTCGTCATTTTCAAAGAGATACTCCATTTCCTTCTGTGATGCTTTGATTTTTACATGACTTTCCATCGTCTTTTAATTTATGGGTTAAACTTGGGTTTTGCCCGTCTCAGGATATGCAGGTTATCATACCCGACCGATGTCAGTTCAGCCAGCAGTTCCCTGTATTCTTCCGCGGTGGCGGGTCTTGTTACGGCAATCACGCCGGCATAATCCGCCGCGGCATGCTGTCCCGTGTGCATATAGGATGTGACGGCATTTCCATGCGCATTCCACGGCATATATGGAAAGAGGGCGATTATCTCTCCCTCTTTGAACCTTCTGAATACCACTCTCGTCAGCTGTCTTTTCTCTGCCATACCGTTTCATTTTCTGTTATGGTTCCATTACAAAAGTGACCTTGTAGGTCTTGCAGGGCTTGCCGAATGCCGGATAGCGGTCGAACTCGCTGTACGATTCCCAATCCACCGACATGACATAACCTTTGGGGAAATTTTCGGTGATGAACCCGGTTACCATTTCCCGGTCTTCGTCGGTGATGAAAAGGTCTTCATCCATACCGTATTCCAGCGCGTAGAGCGCCCATTCGGGAATGTTGTCCCATACGATTGTTTCTCTGCGGTCCTCACTCATGGCATCTGTTTTTATATCATTGAACCATCAGTTCACGGATAATGCCGTCCAGTTCCGTTTCCCATTTTCCTGTTCCGTCTGTCATCGACGGGTAGGTCAGTTGCTGCCACTGACGGTAATCGAAAACTTTCATTCGGAGCGGATAATAGTCGAACAGTTTCCGGTTTCCGAAGAATACTCTCAGGTGATTGGTTCCGACTTCCATCAGTTTCAGACCGTAACGGTTGAGAATCTCGTGGAATCTTTTCATCGGTGTGAAGTTGCTTCTGCTCATAACTGCATTCTTTTTGAGTTAAACATCTGAGGCTCCGGGGAGCCACTATTTCCTTTTCTTACCTGCCTGACCGTCCTGTGCCCGGATAGTGCAAGGCTTTGCGAAAAAATACCGGAGCCGGAACGGCGAGGATGATTTTTTCAGCAAACCCCAACGGGGCCCCGGCCTTGCACTATCCGTCGGGGCGCAGGACTACCTTTGCAGGTAGAAAAGAAATAGTGCATTTGTTTTTTAGAAGTGCTTGTGATGAAAGCATAAAAAAAGAAAAGCGGAACATGCCGTCCGACACATTCCGCCACGATGATATAATATATAGGTATGACAGTTACTGCTTCTCTTGCTTTCCGTCCTCCTGCGGAAGCAGGTGCCTGAGGTTCGGATCATTGGCTATACGCTCCATCTCATCCTCGATAATCTGCACCACGTCCGCCTTGATACGCGTGTAGTTCCGTTCTATCTGTTGCTGCATGATGTCGTTGCCCTCGCTGTCCTTGAACTCGTTGATGACGGGTATCTTTTTGTAAGCCTTGGTTTCTGCCGCCACTTTCTCGGTATCCACGATAAT
The window above is part of the Butyricimonas paravirosa genome. Proteins encoded here:
- a CDS encoding DUF3560 domain-containing protein, with translation MNREERQQARTDRYRELADNARKQSEQCFRQSESMASVIPMGQPVHGKADRNYREKIWNKMGQSVKASEKADYYERKAEAAENNNAIYLDDDNAVEKLEQKLAELVKAQEDMKAANKVVKNKKLTEEEKKVRLMELGYSEKSAVELLTPCYGHIGFPSFSLSNNNANINRIKKRLELAKRMKGTPEKEYTINGVRVVENYPENRLQVFFDDIPAKEIRDSLKQHGFRWSRHNSCWQSYMNRRNIDFIKELLEETEA
- a CDS encoding DUF6926 domain-containing protein, with the protein product MSEDRRETIVWDNIPEWALYALEYGMDEDLFITDEDREMVTGFITENFPKGYVMSVDWESYSEFDRYPAFGKPCKTYKVTFVMEP